From Streptomyces qinzhouensis, one genomic window encodes:
- a CDS encoding RNA polymerase-binding protein RbpA — MGEAERGESAPRLRISFWCSNGHETQPSFASDAQVPDTWDCPRCGFPAGQDRDNPPDPPRTEPYKTHLAYVRERRSDADGEAILAEALAKLRGEI, encoded by the coding sequence ATGGGCGAGGCCGAGCGCGGCGAGTCCGCGCCACGCCTGCGCATCTCCTTCTGGTGCTCCAACGGGCACGAGACGCAGCCGAGCTTCGCCAGCGACGCGCAGGTCCCCGACACCTGGGACTGCCCGCGCTGTGGGTTTCCGGCCGGCCAGGACCGGGACAACCCGCCGGACCCGCCGCGCACGGAGCCGTACAAGACGCATCTGGCGTATGTACGGGAGCGGCGCAGCGACGCGGACGGCGAGGCGATCCTCGCCGAGGCCCTTGCCAAACTGCGCGGCGAGATCTAG
- the secG gene encoding preprotein translocase subunit SecG has protein sequence MGFSIALIVFSLLMMLLVLMHKGKGGGLSDMFGGGMQSSVGGSSVAERNLDRITVVVGLLWFACIMVLGLLMKMDN, from the coding sequence ATGGGGTTCTCGATCGCCCTGATCGTCTTCAGCCTGCTGATGATGCTGCTTGTGCTGATGCACAAGGGGAAGGGCGGCGGTCTCTCCGACATGTTCGGCGGCGGCATGCAGTCCTCCGTCGGCGGCTCCTCCGTCGCCGAGCGCAACCTCGACCGCATCACCGTGGTGGTCGGTCTGCTCTGGTTCGCCTGCATCATGGTGCTCGGCCTGCTGATGAAGATGGACAACTGA
- the tpiA gene encoding triose-phosphate isomerase: protein MTTRTPLMAGNWKMNLNHLEAIAHVQKLAFALADKDYDAVEVAVLPPFTDLRSVQTLVDGDKLKIVYGAQDISAQDSGAYTGEISGPMLAKLKCAYVAVGHSERRQYHAESDELCNAKVKAAFRNGITPILCVGEGLDVRKAGEQVPYTLAQLDGGLKDVPAEQAESIVIAYEPVWAIGTGEVATPADAQEVCGAIRGRLAELYSQELADKVRIQYGGSVKSGNVAAIMAQPDVDGALVGGAALDTDEFVKIVRFRDQ, encoded by the coding sequence ATGACCACCCGTACCCCGCTGATGGCGGGCAACTGGAAGATGAACCTCAACCACCTCGAGGCCATCGCACACGTCCAGAAGCTCGCGTTCGCCCTCGCCGACAAGGACTACGACGCCGTGGAGGTCGCGGTCCTGCCGCCCTTCACCGACCTCCGGTCCGTCCAGACCCTGGTCGACGGCGACAAGCTGAAGATCGTCTACGGCGCCCAGGACATCTCGGCCCAGGACTCCGGCGCCTACACCGGCGAGATCTCCGGCCCGATGCTGGCCAAGCTGAAGTGCGCCTATGTCGCCGTCGGCCACTCCGAGCGGCGTCAGTACCACGCCGAGTCGGACGAGCTGTGCAACGCCAAGGTGAAGGCCGCCTTCCGGAACGGCATCACGCCGATCCTCTGTGTCGGCGAGGGCCTCGACGTCCGCAAGGCCGGCGAGCAGGTTCCGTACACCCTGGCGCAGCTCGACGGCGGTCTGAAGGACGTGCCCGCCGAGCAGGCCGAGTCGATCGTCATCGCGTACGAGCCGGTCTGGGCCATCGGCACCGGTGAGGTCGCCACGCCCGCGGACGCCCAGGAGGTCTGCGGGGCGATCCGCGGCCGGCTCGCCGAGCTGTACTCCCAGGAGCTGGCCGACAAGGTCCGCATCCAGTACGGCGGCTCCGTGAAGTCCGGGAACGTGGCCGCGATCATGGCCCAGCCCGATGTCGACGGGGCCCTGGTGGGCGGTGCCGCCCTCGACACCGACGAGTTCGTCAAGATCGTCCGCTTCCGCGACCAGTGA
- a CDS encoding phosphoglycerate kinase produces MKTIDDLLADGVSGRRVFVRADLNVPLDGTTITDDGRIRAVAPTIARLAEAGARVIVASHLGRPKGAPDPAFSLAPAAARLGEVLGAPVAFATDTVGDSAKAVTAALGDGAVAVLENLRFNPGETSKDDAERGAFADELAALADVYVGDGFGAVHRKHASVYDLPARLPHAAGDLIVTEVGVLKQLTEDVARPYAVVLGGAKVSDKLGVIDNLLGKADRILIGGGMAYTFLKAQGHEVGISLLQEDQVPVVQEYLKRAEEQGVEFVLPVDVLVAPEFPDLKTKAPANPTTVAADAIPADQEGLDIGPETRKLYAEKLADAATVFWNGPMGVFEHPDYAEGTRAVARALVDSPAFSVVGGGDSAAAVRTLGFDENAFGHISTGGGASLEYLEGKTLPGLAALED; encoded by the coding sequence ATGAAGACGATCGACGACCTGTTGGCCGACGGCGTCAGCGGCCGGCGGGTTTTCGTCCGCGCCGACCTCAATGTGCCCCTCGACGGCACCACCATCACCGACGACGGCCGGATCCGGGCCGTCGCCCCCACCATCGCCAGACTGGCCGAGGCCGGTGCCCGGGTGATCGTCGCCTCGCATCTGGGCCGCCCCAAGGGCGCCCCCGACCCGGCGTTCTCGCTGGCCCCGGCCGCGGCCCGGCTGGGCGAGGTCCTCGGCGCCCCGGTCGCCTTCGCGACCGACACGGTCGGCGACTCCGCGAAGGCCGTCACCGCCGCGCTCGGCGACGGCGCGGTGGCGGTGCTGGAGAACCTCCGCTTCAACCCCGGCGAGACCAGCAAGGACGATGCCGAGCGCGGCGCCTTCGCGGACGAGCTGGCCGCACTCGCCGATGTGTACGTCGGCGACGGCTTCGGCGCCGTGCACCGCAAGCACGCCTCCGTCTACGATCTGCCCGCCCGGCTGCCGCACGCCGCGGGCGACCTGATCGTCACCGAGGTCGGCGTCCTCAAGCAGCTCACCGAGGACGTCGCCCGGCCGTACGCCGTGGTCCTGGGCGGTGCCAAGGTCTCCGACAAGCTCGGCGTGATCGACAATCTGCTGGGCAAGGCCGACCGCATCCTCATCGGCGGCGGCATGGCCTACACCTTCCTCAAGGCCCAGGGCCACGAGGTCGGTATCTCGCTGCTCCAGGAGGACCAGGTCCCGGTCGTCCAGGAGTATCTGAAGCGCGCCGAGGAGCAGGGCGTCGAGTTCGTGCTCCCGGTGGATGTGCTGGTCGCCCCCGAGTTCCCGGACCTGAAGACCAAGGCCCCGGCGAACCCCACCACCGTCGCCGCGGACGCCATCCCGGCCGACCAGGAGGGTCTGGACATCGGTCCCGAGACCCGCAAGCTGTACGCAGAGAAGCTCGCCGACGCGGCCACCGTCTTCTGGAACGGCCCGATGGGCGTCTTCGAACACCCCGACTACGCCGAGGGCACCCGGGCCGTGGCCCGGGCCCTCGTCGACTCCCCGGCCTTCTCCGTGGTCGGCGGCGGGGACTCCGCCGCCGCCGTACGGACCCTGGGCTTCGACGAGAATGCCTTCGGCCATATTTCGACCGGTGGCGGCGCCAGCCTCGAATACCTCGAAGGCAAGACGCTTCCCGGCCTCGCCGCACTGGAGGACTGA
- the gap gene encoding type I glyceraldehyde-3-phosphate dehydrogenase, producing the protein MTIRVGINGFGRIGRNYFRALLEQGADIEIVAVNDLGDTATTAHLLKYDTILGRLKAEVSHTADTITVGGHTIKVLSERNPADIPWGELGVDIVIESTGIFTKKADAEKHLAGGAKKVLISAPASDEDITIVMGVNQDKYEPAQHNIISNASCTTNCVAPMAKVLDENFGIVRGLMTTVHAYTNDQRILDFPHKDLRRARAAAENIIPTTTGAAKATALVLPQLKGKLDGIAMRVPVPTGSATDLVVELSREVTKDEVNAAFKKAAEGELQGILTYTEDQIVSSDIVSDPASCTFDSSLTMVQEGNSVKILGWYDNEWGYSNRLVDLTVFVGNQL; encoded by the coding sequence GTGACGATCCGCGTAGGCATCAACGGCTTTGGCCGCATCGGTCGTAATTACTTCCGCGCGCTGCTGGAGCAGGGTGCAGACATCGAGATCGTGGCTGTCAACGACCTGGGTGACACCGCGACCACCGCTCATCTGCTGAAGTACGACACCATCCTGGGCCGCCTCAAGGCCGAGGTGTCGCACACCGCCGACACCATCACCGTCGGTGGGCACACCATCAAGGTTCTCTCCGAGCGCAACCCGGCGGACATCCCCTGGGGCGAGCTCGGTGTCGACATCGTCATCGAGTCGACCGGCATCTTCACCAAGAAGGCGGACGCCGAGAAGCACCTGGCGGGCGGCGCGAAGAAGGTCCTCATCTCGGCTCCGGCCAGCGACGAGGACATCACCATCGTCATGGGTGTCAACCAGGACAAGTACGAGCCCGCGCAGCACAACATCATCTCGAACGCCTCCTGCACCACCAACTGTGTGGCGCCGATGGCCAAGGTGCTCGACGAGAACTTCGGCATCGTCCGCGGTCTGATGACCACGGTCCACGCCTACACCAACGACCAGCGGATCCTGGACTTCCCGCACAAGGACCTGCGCCGCGCCCGCGCCGCCGCGGAGAACATCATCCCGACCACCACCGGTGCCGCCAAGGCCACCGCGCTGGTCCTTCCGCAGCTCAAGGGCAAGCTGGACGGCATCGCCATGCGCGTCCCGGTTCCCACCGGCTCCGCCACCGACCTGGTCGTCGAGCTGTCCCGCGAGGTCACCAAGGACGAGGTCAACGCCGCGTTCAAGAAGGCCGCCGAGGGCGAGCTCCAGGGCATCCTGACGTACACCGAGGACCAGATCGTCTCCTCGGACATCGTCAGCGACCCGGCGTCCTGCACCTTCGACTCGTCGCTGACGATGGTCCAGGAGGGCAACTCGGTCAAGATCCTCGGCTGGTACGACAACGAGTGGGGCTACTCCAACCGCCTCGTCGACCTGACGGTCTTCGTCGGCAACCAGCTCTGA
- a CDS encoding M14 family metallopeptidase: MRRRARSLLAAASLLAATLAAAPFAQAQSDGGGGGGEGDGLSVWRATVTKAQVPLLLAAGADGHELSERVPDQGTATVEVYLTDQQAGELRGQGISLKEHKLSAAALKRVAAAGDGVYRPYSGENGLKNEILATAQANPSITKAVSIGKSVKGQDILALKVSKGAKTVRDGSKPATLYLSNQHAREWITPEMTRRLMHHFLDSYGKDPKITKLIDSSEIWFVLSANPDGYDYTFTGTSERQWRKNLRDNNADGTISAGDGVDLNRNFSYKWGYDNEGSSPDPFDETFRGTGPGSEPETKAIDAFQKRIGFQYGINYHSAAELILYGVGWQVASKTPDDVAYETIAGTPANSAIPGYRPQVSSELYITNGEADGHAANVNGMMMFTPEMSTCATISRIDPNDQWNPADCASVFTFPDDEKLIQQEFAKNIPFAVAVAESSLTPDQPASSLGLKAADFTPDPFTVSYARGGDQEVSVVANKNLRDKELNYRVNGGRVHDEDLEAWKGGETFGGEDNIRFDEYRAEVEHGEVGDTVEVWFTGRNKAGKQVSSTPFSYRVAERPRADALVIAEEGGAAPAQHAGLYTAALAQNKKSAAVWDVATQGTPHPLGVLGHFDTAVWYTGAAAPSWATTKAVRAYLNEGGKLVTAGERAGGNANLGRAVSDDFAQYYLGASGRASLGGVNAFAGSGRLSGAAGALGDAPGNPLNAAGAYTVTSDTLPPAQYPQFRSAAAGDYPGVRMPFSPYEGQYYAVAGHRNGSWQRLSRNVDLGSTTAADNPRLNMRLSFNTEPGYDNAVVEVRTAGRDDWTTLPDLNGGTRTTVPAECDAAFYLNQHPHLRSYLTLGADGCTATGTTGAWNSFTGASDGWKAASFDLSAYAGKQIEVHVSYITDPSDGGRGIFVDDTRLVTAGGEQVDGGFETSLGPWSTTAPPAGSPAPRGNWERSQDRFPSASAVTTRDTVLLGFGLEHVSTPAERGSIVGKALKSLRR, translated from the coding sequence ATGAGACGAAGAGCGAGATCGCTGCTCGCCGCGGCATCACTGCTGGCCGCGACGCTCGCGGCGGCACCGTTCGCCCAGGCACAGTCCGACGGCGGAGGCGGGGGAGGGGAGGGCGACGGCCTGTCGGTATGGCGGGCGACCGTCACCAAGGCGCAGGTACCCCTGCTGCTCGCGGCGGGCGCCGACGGCCACGAACTCAGCGAGCGGGTACCCGATCAGGGAACCGCCACCGTCGAGGTCTATCTGACCGACCAGCAGGCCGGTGAACTGCGCGGGCAGGGCATCAGCCTCAAGGAGCACAAGCTTTCGGCCGCCGCCCTGAAGCGGGTCGCCGCCGCGGGGGACGGGGTCTACCGCCCGTACAGCGGTGAGAACGGGCTGAAGAACGAGATCCTGGCCACCGCCCAGGCCAATCCGTCGATCACCAAGGCCGTCAGCATCGGGAAGTCGGTCAAGGGCCAGGACATTCTCGCGCTCAAGGTCAGCAAGGGCGCGAAGACCGTCCGCGACGGCTCCAAGCCCGCCACGCTCTATCTGTCCAACCAGCACGCCCGGGAGTGGATCACCCCGGAGATGACCCGGCGGCTGATGCACCACTTCCTGGACAGCTACGGCAAGGACCCGAAGATCACCAAGCTGATCGACAGCTCGGAGATCTGGTTCGTGCTGTCGGCCAACCCGGACGGCTACGACTACACCTTCACCGGGACGTCCGAGCGCCAGTGGCGCAAGAACCTCCGCGACAACAACGCCGACGGCACCATATCCGCCGGCGACGGTGTCGACCTGAACCGTAACTTCTCGTACAAATGGGGCTACGACAACGAGGGTTCGTCCCCCGACCCGTTCGACGAGACGTTCCGCGGCACCGGCCCCGGATCCGAGCCCGAGACCAAGGCGATCGACGCCTTCCAGAAGCGGATCGGCTTCCAGTACGGCATCAACTACCACTCCGCGGCCGAGCTGATCCTCTACGGCGTCGGCTGGCAGGTCGCCAGCAAGACCCCCGACGATGTGGCGTACGAGACGATCGCCGGCACGCCCGCGAACTCCGCGATCCCCGGCTACCGGCCCCAGGTCTCCTCCGAGCTGTACATCACCAACGGTGAGGCGGACGGCCACGCGGCCAACGTCAACGGGATGATGATGTTCACCCCCGAGATGTCGACCTGCGCCACGATCTCCCGGATCGACCCGAACGACCAGTGGAACCCGGCTGACTGCGCCTCCGTCTTCACCTTCCCGGACGACGAGAAGCTGATCCAGCAGGAGTTCGCGAAGAACATCCCGTTCGCGGTCGCGGTCGCCGAGAGCTCCCTGACCCCGGACCAGCCGGCGTCGTCGCTCGGTCTGAAGGCGGCCGACTTCACCCCGGACCCGTTCACCGTCTCGTACGCCCGCGGCGGCGACCAGGAGGTGTCCGTCGTCGCCAACAAGAACCTGCGGGACAAGGAGCTGAACTACCGTGTCAACGGCGGCCGGGTCCACGACGAGGATCTGGAGGCCTGGAAGGGCGGCGAGACCTTCGGCGGCGAGGACAACATCCGCTTCGACGAGTACCGCGCCGAGGTCGAGCACGGCGAGGTCGGCGACACGGTCGAGGTCTGGTTCACCGGCCGGAACAAGGCGGGCAAGCAGGTCTCCAGCACACCCTTCAGCTACCGGGTCGCCGAACGGCCGCGCGCCGACGCCCTGGTGATCGCCGAGGAGGGCGGCGCCGCCCCGGCCCAGCACGCCGGTCTCTACACCGCGGCGCTGGCGCAGAACAAGAAGAGCGCCGCCGTCTGGGACGTCGCCACCCAGGGCACCCCGCACCCGCTGGGCGTCCTCGGCCACTTCGACACGGCCGTCTGGTACACGGGTGCCGCCGCGCCGTCCTGGGCCACCACCAAGGCGGTACGGGCCTATCTCAACGAGGGCGGCAAGCTGGTCACCGCCGGTGAACGCGCCGGAGGCAACGCCAACCTCGGCCGGGCCGTCAGCGACGACTTCGCCCAGTACTACCTCGGCGCGTCCGGCCGGGCCTCACTCGGCGGAGTGAACGCCTTCGCCGGTTCCGGACGTCTTTCGGGTGCCGCCGGGGCCCTCGGCGACGCACCCGGAAACCCGCTGAACGCGGCCGGGGCGTACACCGTCACCTCCGACACGCTGCCGCCGGCCCAGTACCCGCAGTTCCGCAGCGCGGCGGCGGGCGACTATCCGGGCGTACGGATGCCGTTCTCGCCGTACGAGGGCCAGTACTACGCGGTCGCGGGGCACCGCAACGGCTCATGGCAGCGCCTCAGCCGCAACGTCGACCTCGGCAGCACCACCGCCGCCGACAACCCCAGGCTGAACATGCGGCTGAGCTTCAACACGGAGCCCGGCTACGACAACGCCGTCGTCGAGGTCCGTACCGCGGGCCGGGACGACTGGACCACGCTGCCGGACCTGAACGGCGGTACCCGTACCACCGTGCCGGCCGAGTGCGACGCGGCGTTCTACCTCAACCAGCACCCCCATCTGCGCAGCTATCTGACGCTGGGGGCCGACGGATGCACGGCGACCGGGACGACCGGCGCCTGGAACTCCTTCACCGGAGCCTCCGACGGCTGGAAGGCGGCCTCCTTCGACCTCAGCGCCTACGCGGGCAAGCAGATCGAGGTCCATGTCTCCTACATCACCGACCCGAGTGACGGCGGTCGCGGCATCTTTGTCGACGACACCAGGCTGGTCACTGCGGGCGGCGAGCAGGTGGACGGCGGTTTCGAGACCTCCCTCGGCCCGTGGAGCACCACCGCACCCCCCGCGGGCAGCCCGGCGCCGCGCGGCAACTGGGAGCGGAGCCAGGACCGGTTCCCGTCGGCCTCGGCCGTCACCACCCGTGACACCGTGCTCCTCGGCTTCGGTCTGGAGCATGTGAGTACGCCGGCCGAGCGCGGCTCGATCGTCGGCAAGGCACTGAAGTCGCTCCGGCGGTGA
- the whiA gene encoding DNA-binding protein WhiA: MAMTAAVKDEISRLPVTRTCCRKAEVSAILRFAGGLHLVSGRIVIEAELDTGIAARRLKRDILEIFGHGSELMVMAPGGLRRGSRYVVRVVAGGDQLARQTGLVDGRGRPIRGLPPQVVSGATCDAEAAWRGAFLAHGSLTEPGRSSSLEVTCPGPEAALALVGAARRLSIAAKAREVRGVDRVVVRDGDAIGALLTRLGAHESVLAWEERRMRREVRATANRLANFDDANLRRSARAAVAAGARVQRALEILAEEVPEHLAAAGRLRMEHKQASLEELGALADPPLTKDAVAGRIRRLLAMADKRAQDLGIPGTESSLTEDMAEGLTV; the protein is encoded by the coding sequence ATGGCGATGACGGCAGCGGTGAAGGACGAAATCTCCCGGCTTCCCGTCACCCGGACCTGCTGCAGAAAGGCGGAGGTCTCGGCGATCCTGCGGTTCGCGGGCGGGCTGCATCTGGTGAGCGGGCGCATCGTGATCGAGGCCGAGCTGGACACCGGCATCGCCGCGCGCAGGCTGAAGCGGGACATCCTGGAGATCTTCGGCCATGGCTCCGAGCTGATGGTGATGGCCCCCGGCGGGCTGCGCCGCGGTTCGCGCTATGTGGTGCGGGTGGTCGCCGGCGGTGACCAGCTGGCCCGGCAGACCGGTCTCGTGGACGGCCGCGGCCGCCCCATCCGGGGGCTGCCGCCGCAGGTCGTCTCCGGGGCCACCTGCGACGCCGAGGCGGCCTGGCGCGGGGCGTTCCTGGCGCACGGCTCCCTCACCGAGCCCGGCCGCTCCTCCTCGCTGGAGGTCACCTGCCCCGGCCCCGAGGCCGCGCTCGCCCTGGTGGGCGCCGCCCGGCGGCTCTCCATCGCGGCCAAGGCCCGTGAGGTACGGGGCGTGGACCGGGTCGTCGTCCGGGACGGCGACGCCATCGGGGCGCTGCTGACCCGGCTCGGGGCGCACGAGTCCGTCCTGGCCTGGGAGGAGCGGCGGATGCGGCGCGAGGTGCGCGCCACCGCCAACCGGCTGGCCAACTTCGACGACGCCAATCTGCGCCGCTCGGCGCGGGCCGCGGTCGCCGCGGGCGCCCGGGTCCAGCGGGCTCTGGAGATCCTCGCCGAGGAAGTCCCCGAACATCTCGCGGCCGCCGGCCGGCTCCGCATGGAGCACAAGCAGGCGTCCCTGGAGGAGCTCGGCGCGCTCGCCGACCCGCCGCTGACGAAGGACGCGGTGGCCGGCCGGATCCGCCGGCTGCTGGCGATGGCCGACAAGCGCGCCCAGGACCTCGGCATCCCCGGTACGGAGTCCAGCCTCACGGAGGACATGGCCGAGGGCCTCACCGTCTGA